In Cydia amplana chromosome 13, ilCydAmpl1.1, whole genome shotgun sequence, a single genomic region encodes these proteins:
- the LOC134653296 gene encoding 23 kDa integral membrane protein-like, whose product MGCGTCVKVIVFITNILLALASLALIGVGVAALLIVHGDGPIVVIVVGAIAFVISFLGCCGALMDSPCMLFSYSILLIILMNLKTALATAIVVAQESIKTSATALLQQQFEADNQSISWLEDALKCCGTHGARSYPYLKLPASCCNGDNCTIVNAYPGCNGALNEFVEDFGLGIAGCCVLLVAIELIAVIFALYLANHVANKYKSRY is encoded by the exons atgggTTGCGGTACTTGTGTTAAAGTTATAGTTTTCATCACCAATATATTACTTGCA TTGGCGAGCTTGGCGCTGATCGGCGTCGGCGTTGCGGCGTTACTGATCGTGCACGGCGATGGCCCCATCGTTGTCATCGTTGTCGGCGCCATTGCCTTCGTCATCTCATTCCTGGGCTGCTGCGGGGCCTTAATGGACAGCCCGTGCATGTTGTTCTCC TACTCAATCCTGCTGATCATCCTGATGAACCTGAAGACCGCATTGGCGACGGCGATCGTGGTGGCCCAGGAATCCATAAAGACCTCAGCTACGGCTCTGCTGCAGCAGCAGTTCGAAGCTGACAACCAGTCCATCTCCTGGCTTGAGGACGCG CTGAAGTGTTGCGGCACGCACGGTGCGCGCTCGTACCCGTACCTGAAGCTACCGGCGTCTTGCTGCAACGGAGACAACTGCACCATCGTCAACGCCTACCCTGGCTGCAATGGTGCGCTGAATGAGTTCGTCGAGGACTTCGGGCTGGGCATCGCTGGCTGCTGCGTATTGCTGGTCGCCATTGAG TTGATCGCAGTGATCTTCGCCCTCTACCTGGCCAACCACGTGGCAAACAAGTATAAGAGCCGCTACTGA
- the LOC134653294 gene encoding MD-2-related lipid-recognition protein-like: MSRTVCFYVFVCVIAGSLANPASQLPCLGEVTQCEVSNVQITPCSKQERCIFKIGKNASISFDFTPAFDATELETEVSTPVSGVKQNFPGLDKDGCKSTACPVSAGKKQNFSYNLQLRRAEVAKGSYDIKWELWNKAQREQKCCFITRIKLQ; the protein is encoded by the exons ATGTCTCGTACGGTGTGTTTCTACGTGTTCGTGTGCGTTATCGCGGGAAGCCTCGCGAACCCAGCTTCGCAACTGCCTTGTCTGG GCGAGGTGACGCAGTGCGAGGTGAGCAACGTGCAGATAACTCCGTGCTCTAAACAGGAACGATGCATTTTTAAGATTGGGAAAAACGCCTCCATCAGCTTCGATTTTACCCCAG CATTCGACGCCACAGAGCTAGAGACCGAAGTATCGACTCCGGTGTCGGGTGTCAAACAAAACTTCCCCGGGCTAGACAAGGACGGCTGCAAGTCCACCGCGTGCCCCGTCTCGGCTGGCAAGAAGCAGAACTTCAGCTATAACCTGCAGTTAAGAAGGGCTGAAGTAGCTAAG GGTTCGTACGACATCAAATGGGAGCTGTGGAACAAGGCCCAGCGTGAGCAGAAGTGCTGCTTCATCACCAGAatcaagcttcaataa